The proteins below come from a single Halobacillus salinarum genomic window:
- a CDS encoding cupin domain-containing protein: MKNKLDYTSPEVQYSFDVNKSHLFVKDDQNLINILGIQQLNSLENVSLLDIFLSKNNVVEPHYHQNAAELVYCISGAAVVSIMNAFTNQILNFPITKGQVANVPQGWWHYEVATEDDTHLLAIFDADTPEVILGSDILKFTPANVMAHTYCLDEQEWKNTISPIQPSTYIGPYKGCENNGNPVSPYYHQKGTYYARQFSGYPYYY; this comes from the coding sequence TTGAAAAACAAGTTGGATTATACATCGCCAGAAGTTCAATATTCCTTTGATGTTAATAAGAGCCATTTATTTGTAAAAGATGATCAAAATTTAATAAATATTCTTGGCATTCAACAGCTGAATTCTTTAGAAAACGTTTCGCTGCTTGATATCTTTTTAAGCAAAAATAATGTGGTGGAGCCTCATTATCATCAAAATGCTGCTGAACTCGTCTATTGTATATCTGGAGCGGCTGTCGTTTCTATTATGAATGCTTTTACGAATCAAATTCTTAATTTTCCTATTACAAAAGGACAGGTAGCCAATGTCCCTCAAGGATGGTGGCATTACGAAGTGGCTACTGAAGATGATACTCATTTACTTGCCATTTTTGATGCAGATACGCCTGAGGTTATATTAGGTTCAGATATCTTGAAATTTACACCAGCTAACGTAATGGCCCATACGTATTGCTTAGATGAACAAGAGTGGAAAAACACGATTTCCCCAATTCAGCCTTCTACGTATATTGGACCCTACAAAGGCTGTGAAAATAATGGAAATCCAGTCTCACCCTATTACCATCAGAAAGGCACTTACTATGCACGACAGTTTTCAGGGTACCCCTATTACTATTAA
- a CDS encoding winged helix-turn-helix transcriptional regulator, with protein MEKKKYNIPVEATLEIIGGKWKCVILCHLTYGKKRTSELRRLMPNITQKMLTQQLRELEEDGVINRIIYNQVPPKVEYELSEYGWSLQDILDSLCAWGESHIIRTYGDKTKVLEDSVLNE; from the coding sequence ATGGAAAAGAAGAAATACAACATCCCAGTGGAAGCAACTTTAGAAATTATTGGAGGAAAATGGAAGTGTGTGATTCTCTGCCACTTAACCTATGGAAAGAAACGGACCAGCGAATTAAGAAGGTTAATGCCTAACATCACGCAAAAGATGTTGACGCAGCAGCTTCGTGAATTGGAAGAAGACGGTGTCATCAACCGGATTATTTACAATCAAGTCCCGCCAAAAGTAGAATATGAATTAAGTGAATATGGCTGGAGCCTGCAGGATATTCTTGATTCCTTATGTGCCTGGGGAGAAAGCCATATCATTAGAACATATGGTGACAAAACTAAAGTACTTGAAGATAGTGTGCTGAATGAATAA
- a CDS encoding MFS transporter — MSVNRNRSLMGLMALALSAFAIGTTEFISVGLLPLISEDLNVSVKITGLTVSLYALGVTIGAPVLTSLTSKMERKTVLLWIMIVFIVGNTIAASATTIGILLAARVLSAFSHGVFMSIGSTIAASLVPKDKRASAISIMFTGLTVATVTGVPFGTFLGQQFGWRIAFASIVLIGLISLVGNSLLVPSDLAKGKQASFKEQLKLITNQRLMLIFVITALGYGGTFVAFTYLSPLLQQVTGFRSDSVAIILLMYGVTIAVGNMIGGKIANHKPIQALFFMFLIQGVILFTLSMTAPFKYAALVTIAFMGLFAFMNVPGLQVYVVMLAERFVPSAVDVASAINIAAFNAGIAIGSYLGGTITESYGLIHTGWLGGVMVSLAVFLTALGIKLDKKDRQLSHSDVRSAC, encoded by the coding sequence ATGTCAGTGAACCGAAATCGAAGCCTAATGGGACTAATGGCGCTGGCCCTTAGTGCTTTTGCAATAGGAACTACTGAATTTATCAGTGTTGGATTGCTGCCGCTGATTTCAGAGGATTTAAATGTTTCCGTTAAAATTACAGGACTTACGGTTTCACTTTATGCTCTCGGCGTGACGATCGGAGCTCCTGTTTTAACATCCTTAACGTCAAAAATGGAGCGAAAAACGGTGCTGCTCTGGATCATGATTGTATTTATCGTAGGAAACACCATTGCCGCCAGTGCAACAACTATCGGGATTTTATTAGCCGCTCGCGTGCTTTCAGCATTTTCACACGGGGTATTTATGTCGATCGGATCAACAATAGCTGCCAGTCTTGTTCCGAAAGATAAGAGAGCAAGTGCCATTTCCATTATGTTTACAGGACTAACGGTAGCTACGGTTACAGGGGTTCCATTTGGAACTTTTCTGGGCCAGCAGTTTGGCTGGAGAATCGCATTTGCATCCATTGTCCTTATTGGCTTAATTTCCCTCGTTGGGAACAGCTTATTAGTGCCTTCTGACCTTGCGAAAGGAAAACAAGCATCGTTTAAAGAACAGCTAAAACTGATCACAAACCAAAGGTTAATGCTGATTTTTGTTATCACAGCTCTTGGTTATGGAGGGACATTCGTAGCGTTCACTTATCTTTCACCATTACTACAACAGGTGACTGGATTTCGATCGGATTCCGTAGCCATTATTCTATTAATGTACGGAGTGACTATCGCGGTTGGAAATATGATTGGTGGGAAAATCGCTAACCATAAACCAATTCAGGCGTTATTCTTTATGTTCCTGATTCAGGGAGTCATCTTATTCACTTTGTCTATGACAGCCCCGTTTAAATACGCAGCGCTTGTGACGATTGCCTTTATGGGATTATTTGCATTTATGAACGTGCCTGGACTGCAAGTATACGTCGTTATGCTTGCGGAACGCTTTGTTCCAAGTGCCGTCGATGTTGCCTCAGCGATTAACATCGCTGCTTTTAACGCAGGAATAGCCATTGGTTCTTATTTGGGTGGTACTATTACTGAGTCTTATGGACTCATTCATACAGGATGGCTTGGAGGGGTTATGGTTAGCCTAGCTGTATTCCTCACAGCCCTGGGAATCAAATTAGATAAAAAAGATCGCCAATTATCTCACAGCGACGTACGTTCAGCTTGTTAA
- a CDS encoding aldo/keto reductase, giving the protein MNHINTAVTLSNGVQMPWVGLGVFKVEEGAELIHAVTSAIRHGYRSIDTASIYGNEQGVGEGIRNGMQQAGIKREDLFITSKVWNDDLGYESTLKAFENSLEKLQLEYLDLYLIHWPVEDKFKEAWKALETLYKQGKVKAIGVSNFHIHHLEELMMHAEIKPMVNQVERHPRLNQQKLYDFCKTSGIQIEAWSPLMQGEILQQEDLVDIARKYKKTTAQIILRWHLQNEVIVIPKSTKETRIVENSDVFDFELTSTDMDHIDRMNQNFRVGPDPDNFDF; this is encoded by the coding sequence ATGAATCATATTAATACTGCTGTCACTTTATCAAATGGAGTTCAAATGCCATGGGTAGGGTTAGGTGTTTTCAAGGTGGAGGAAGGAGCTGAATTAATCCATGCCGTTACTTCCGCTATCAGACACGGGTATAGAAGCATTGACACGGCATCAATATACGGAAATGAACAGGGAGTCGGCGAAGGAATCCGTAACGGAATGCAACAGGCCGGGATTAAAAGAGAAGACTTATTTATTACTTCTAAAGTCTGGAATGACGACCTTGGATATGAATCAACTTTAAAGGCTTTTGAAAACAGTTTGGAAAAGCTCCAATTGGAGTATCTTGATCTTTACCTTATTCATTGGCCGGTAGAAGATAAATTTAAAGAAGCGTGGAAAGCGCTCGAAACACTCTATAAACAAGGAAAAGTGAAAGCTATCGGCGTGAGTAACTTTCACATTCATCATTTAGAAGAACTAATGATGCATGCAGAAATAAAGCCAATGGTGAATCAAGTAGAGAGGCATCCGAGACTTAATCAACAAAAGCTGTACGATTTCTGTAAGACTTCAGGCATTCAAATCGAAGCCTGGTCCCCATTAATGCAAGGAGAAATTCTTCAGCAGGAAGACTTAGTAGACATTGCACGCAAATACAAAAAAACAACGGCCCAGATCATACTCCGATGGCATTTGCAAAACGAAGTTATTGTGATTCCTAAATCAACAAAAGAAACAAGAATTGTCGAAAATAGTGATGTCTTTGACTTTGAGTTAACATCAACAGACATGGATCATATCGATCGGATGAATCAAAACTTCCGGGTAGGTCCAGATCCAGACAACTTTGATTTCTAA
- a CDS encoding EamA family transporter, giving the protein MKGVIFVLLGASFFGLTPIFVKTGFEYGYTLGQLNITQMLIAFFLLWGLSFVCIGKVKELSTRGVIKILITGSFVGLTSIFYYGAMQFLPASLAIILLFQFVWIGMIFEWIFTKIRPTKVNLLSMVITLTGVVFASNVVNGKITEMPGIGLFLGLLAGVTYAGFIFFSGQAAEGTPPLLRAALMITGAAILVFIIFYNDFSMVVTNDGRLWAVGAAIAAVGAILPPLLFAGGAPYITGRLANVLSSVELPVAIISAMIVLSERVTFLQWIGIILIISAIFVNELCGRFTKKSFTFTNMK; this is encoded by the coding sequence ATGAAAGGAGTCATATTCGTCTTACTCGGCGCATCATTTTTTGGACTGACCCCTATCTTTGTCAAGACCGGTTTTGAATATGGGTACACGCTTGGCCAGTTAAACATTACACAAATGTTGATCGCGTTCTTTTTATTATGGGGATTGAGCTTCGTTTGCATAGGGAAGGTGAAAGAACTTTCCACTAGAGGGGTTATTAAAATTCTGATTACAGGATCATTCGTAGGGCTTACGAGTATTTTTTATTACGGAGCTATGCAGTTTCTGCCTGCATCATTAGCCATTATCCTCCTGTTTCAATTTGTGTGGATCGGCATGATTTTTGAATGGATTTTCACAAAAATAAGACCAACAAAAGTAAATCTTCTATCTATGGTCATCACATTAACCGGCGTAGTTTTTGCTTCGAATGTAGTAAATGGAAAGATTACTGAAATGCCTGGAATCGGTCTTTTCCTAGGTTTACTGGCAGGGGTCACTTATGCTGGGTTCATATTTTTCAGCGGACAGGCAGCTGAAGGAACGCCCCCTTTGCTTAGAGCGGCCCTCATGATAACAGGGGCCGCCATCCTTGTTTTTATCATTTTCTATAATGACTTCTCAATGGTGGTTACCAATGATGGACGCTTATGGGCGGTAGGAGCTGCCATCGCAGCTGTCGGAGCCATTCTTCCCCCTTTACTTTTTGCTGGAGGTGCTCCCTATATTACGGGAAGACTAGCCAATGTTTTAAGCTCGGTCGAACTGCCGGTCGCCATTATTTCTGCGATGATCGTCCTCTCTGAAAGAGTAACTTTTCTTCAGTGGATCGGCATAATATTAATAATTAGTGCTATCTTTGTCAATGAACTATGCGGCCGATTTACGAAGAAGAGCTTCACTTTTACTAACATGAAATAA
- a CDS encoding GNAT family N-acetyltransferase, translating into MIKINDLSDTLVKELVKEHLNNMAVHSLPESRHALDATELIKPDISFYCAREGIHLAGCGALRELDDTHGEIKSMKTADHYLRKGVGKQILTHLINEAEKRSYSRLSLTTYNRTAFS; encoded by the coding sequence TTGATTAAAATAAATGATCTAAGCGATACTCTGGTAAAAGAGTTGGTTAAGGAACACTTAAACAATATGGCTGTCCATTCTCTGCCCGAAAGCAGACATGCCCTGGATGCCACCGAATTAATAAAACCAGATATTTCTTTCTATTGTGCCAGGGAGGGCATCCATTTAGCTGGGTGCGGGGCACTTAGAGAGCTCGATGATACACATGGGGAAATTAAATCTATGAAAACAGCTGACCATTACTTAAGAAAAGGGGTTGGAAAGCAAATACTCACTCACCTCATAAATGAAGCAGAAAAACGCAGTTACAGCCGTTTAAGTTTAACCACGTATAACCGGACAGCCTTTTCATGA
- a CDS encoding aldo/keto reductase, with translation MEYRYLGKTGLRVSDLCLGTMTLGRETSDEDSFKILDRFKAEGGNFIDTADVYSQGASEQIVGKWLQNQQRDDYVVATKVRFGMGEGPNDIGLSRKHIMKAIKESLHRLQTDYIDLYQVHAWDPQTPLEETLATLNELVKEGVVRYIGASNFKGWQLQKAVDLSRQKGWESFASLQPQYNLLTRATEWELIDVCQHEGLGVIPWSPLRGGWLSGKFHRDMTEPPSNSRISIAEEKGWGESWSNYNNEFTWKVIDTLFEVAEAEQKTPAQTALNWLLQKPGVTAPIIGARTMEQLEANLGASGWQLQASSMEKLDQASERTVTYPYDNDAEAQRSRGRE, from the coding sequence ATGGAATACAGGTATTTAGGAAAGACGGGACTTAGAGTTAGTGACTTATGCTTAGGTACAATGACCCTTGGAAGAGAGACCAGTGACGAAGACAGTTTTAAAATTTTGGATCGTTTTAAAGCCGAAGGCGGTAATTTCATTGATACAGCAGACGTGTACTCCCAGGGAGCCTCTGAACAAATTGTTGGAAAGTGGCTGCAAAATCAGCAGCGGGACGATTACGTAGTTGCCACTAAAGTGCGCTTTGGTATGGGAGAGGGCCCAAATGACATTGGGTTGAGCAGAAAACATATAATGAAAGCAATCAAAGAGAGTCTCCACCGGCTTCAAACCGATTATATTGATCTTTATCAAGTCCATGCCTGGGATCCACAAACTCCGCTTGAAGAAACCTTGGCCACTTTAAATGAACTCGTCAAAGAAGGAGTGGTTCGTTATATTGGGGCGAGTAATTTTAAAGGTTGGCAGCTGCAGAAAGCCGTTGATCTCAGCCGGCAAAAAGGCTGGGAGTCTTTCGCATCCTTGCAGCCGCAGTATAACCTGTTAACACGTGCGACAGAATGGGAATTAATAGACGTGTGCCAGCATGAAGGACTTGGTGTAATTCCTTGGAGTCCCCTTCGCGGCGGTTGGTTAAGCGGTAAATTTCACCGTGATATGACTGAGCCTCCGTCCAATTCCCGAATCAGCATTGCTGAGGAAAAAGGCTGGGGAGAAAGCTGGAGCAACTATAATAATGAATTCACGTGGAAAGTTATTGATACGCTATTTGAAGTGGCGGAAGCTGAACAAAAAACTCCTGCTCAGACAGCTCTTAATTGGCTTTTACAGAAGCCTGGTGTCACAGCTCCAATCATTGGTGCAAGAACGATGGAGCAATTGGAGGCAAACTTGGGAGCGTCTGGGTGGCAATTGCAGGCTTCATCTATGGAAAAATTGGATCAAGCGAGTGAAAGAACGGTTACGTACCCTTATGACAACGATGCAGAGGCTCAGCGATCACGTGGCAGAGAATAA
- a CDS encoding NAD-dependent epimerase/dehydratase family protein, with protein sequence MSKVVITGGSGRLGPWVIKEFLDHGYEVINADLKVPEEPSCRTVITDLTDLGQVYGVLEGADAFVHTGAIPVAYSHPNEVTFRNNVMSTYNILEAAGALGIKQGVIASSESSYGIVFSKNNLEPKYVPVDEEHPQLPEDSYGLSKIVNEKNAAMIHMRTGMSVASLRLGNIITPEMYSRFPEFIHDADQRKTILWSYIDARDAASAFRAAVETKGLGAAAFNIAADDTSMDIESKELMARIYPDVHDIRDEVSGFETLLSNKKAKKLLNWQPVHNWRDYVNQEN encoded by the coding sequence ATGAGTAAAGTTGTCATTACCGGCGGAAGCGGCCGGCTCGGGCCATGGGTCATAAAAGAGTTCCTTGATCATGGCTATGAAGTGATAAATGCTGATTTGAAGGTGCCGGAAGAACCGTCGTGCAGAACAGTCATTACTGATTTAACCGACCTGGGTCAAGTGTATGGAGTTCTCGAAGGTGCGGATGCTTTTGTACATACAGGGGCAATACCTGTGGCTTATTCACATCCAAATGAAGTGACTTTTCGGAATAACGTGATGAGTACTTACAATATACTCGAAGCCGCAGGAGCTCTAGGTATTAAACAAGGAGTTATTGCGTCAAGCGAATCCTCTTATGGAATAGTTTTTTCAAAAAACAATCTGGAGCCGAAGTATGTGCCAGTAGATGAAGAACATCCTCAACTGCCGGAAGATAGTTATGGGTTGTCTAAAATTGTGAATGAAAAGAATGCAGCCATGATCCATATGCGCACCGGGATGTCTGTCGCCTCCCTCCGATTAGGCAACATTATTACACCAGAAATGTACAGCCGCTTCCCTGAATTTATTCACGATGCAGACCAACGAAAGACGATTCTATGGAGTTATATTGATGCTAGAGACGCTGCTTCGGCATTTAGAGCAGCTGTCGAAACGAAGGGCTTAGGAGCTGCAGCGTTTAATATTGCTGCAGATGACACAAGCATGGATATTGAAAGCAAGGAATTAATGGCACGGATCTATCCGGATGTTCACGATATACGTGATGAAGTAAGCGGTTTCGAAACATTACTTTCCAATAAAAAAGCGAAAAAATTGTTGAACTGGCAGCCTGTTCATAATTGGCGTGACTATGTAAATCAAGAAAATTAA
- a CDS encoding winged helix-turn-helix transcriptional regulator — MNQVKEEEIECSIEKALNIIGGKWSFLVLKELFDGTKRFGELQKEIKDISPTALTNTLRHLEENTILTRKAYATVPVTVEYSLTEKGEELHKILKEMKIWGSKWG, encoded by the coding sequence ATGAATCAAGTAAAAGAAGAGGAGATAGAATGCTCGATCGAAAAGGCGTTGAATATTATTGGTGGAAAATGGTCGTTTCTCGTATTGAAGGAACTATTTGATGGAACGAAGCGGTTTGGAGAACTTCAAAAAGAAATAAAGGATATTAGTCCGACAGCGTTAACCAACACGCTTAGACACTTAGAAGAAAACACTATTCTGACTCGAAAAGCTTATGCAACGGTTCCTGTCACAGTGGAGTATTCCTTAACTGAAAAAGGGGAGGAGTTACATAAAATATTAAAAGAAATGAAAATCTGGGGAAGTAAATGGGGATAG
- a CDS encoding YfcC family protein → MEERNQTEQKKKENHTGKVPHIYVILFIMILLASIASYIIPAGSFERVKNESGAEILQPGTFKFIHSDPIGIMDFMLSIPEGLIQSAEIIFGILMIGGMFAVIERTGVIDVGVNRLAHAFSNKGVWIVPTLMVPFALFTTFTGQVELSLVYLPAILPLIIKLGFDKITAAAIVLVSTIAGFAIALTVPANLGTAQEIAELPIYSGIGYRIFIFIIILLLGIVFVWRYAKKVYDDPEKSMVYGEASEELSINEDSSSPQKATKRQKMVSLTLLIFFAILLFGLLKYAWYFRELTGLYAIIGIVTGLVAGLRPSEIAESFNTGFRKILLGALVVGVARGIAVVMTEGQIMDTIIYGFGQLVSVIPDSLTAVIMMFIQGLLNFLIPSGSGQAMVSMPIMSGLSDISGVTRQTAVLAFLMGDGFSNIFYPTSGYFMATLVIGGIRWEKWIKFIFPLLILWYGVCIVFLVIAQFINYGPL, encoded by the coding sequence ATGGAGGAACGTAATCAAACCGAACAAAAGAAGAAAGAGAACCACACAGGAAAAGTACCTCATATTTATGTAATTTTATTCATTATGATACTGCTTGCTTCCATAGCAAGCTACATCATTCCGGCAGGTTCATTTGAACGTGTTAAAAACGAAAGCGGTGCTGAAATTCTCCAGCCCGGAACCTTTAAATTCATTCATTCTGATCCTATCGGCATCATGGATTTTATGCTTTCGATACCAGAAGGCCTTATACAATCCGCTGAGATTATTTTTGGGATTTTGATGATCGGAGGAATGTTTGCCGTCATTGAACGAACGGGAGTAATCGATGTAGGAGTAAACAGGCTTGCTCATGCATTTTCTAACAAGGGTGTTTGGATTGTTCCGACATTAATGGTACCTTTCGCTCTTTTCACCACTTTTACTGGACAAGTCGAGCTTAGCCTTGTGTACCTGCCCGCAATTCTGCCGCTGATCATAAAGCTCGGCTTTGACAAAATTACAGCTGCTGCCATTGTCCTCGTCTCAACGATTGCTGGATTTGCCATTGCTCTAACGGTGCCTGCGAACCTTGGAACAGCACAAGAAATTGCTGAACTGCCTATATATTCCGGGATTGGTTACCGCATTTTTATCTTTATTATCATATTGCTTCTTGGAATTGTTTTCGTATGGAGATATGCTAAAAAAGTATATGACGACCCTGAAAAAAGTATGGTCTACGGTGAAGCTTCAGAAGAACTCTCCATAAATGAGGATTCATCCTCTCCACAAAAAGCAACGAAGCGCCAGAAGATGGTATCTTTGACCTTATTGATTTTCTTTGCCATTTTACTATTTGGGTTACTTAAATACGCGTGGTACTTCCGGGAATTAACAGGTTTATATGCAATTATCGGTATAGTTACCGGCCTTGTTGCAGGTCTCAGACCGAGTGAAATTGCCGAATCATTCAACACAGGATTTCGCAAAATTTTACTCGGGGCCCTTGTAGTAGGGGTAGCGAGAGGAATTGCTGTCGTAATGACAGAAGGACAAATCATGGATACGATCATCTATGGTTTTGGCCAGCTTGTCAGCGTAATCCCTGATTCTTTGACAGCTGTAATTATGATGTTCATTCAAGGATTGCTTAACTTTCTCATTCCATCCGGAAGCGGCCAGGCAATGGTATCCATGCCGATAATGAGTGGCCTCTCAGACATCTCAGGTGTGACCAGGCAGACTGCGGTTCTTGCATTTCTGATGGGCGATGGTTTTTCCAACATTTTTTATCCTACCTCCGGCTATTTTATGGCTACACTTGTGATCGGGGGAATCCGCTGGGAAAAATGGATCAAATTTATTTTTCCTTTACTCATTCTCTGGTACGGGGTATGTATCGTATTTTTAGTCATTGCCCAATTTATTAATTACGGGCCACTATAA
- a CDS encoding M20 family metallo-hydrolase codes for MESQLLLKDYDQTLDKNGLSGKRLAERLARLSEIGLTPSGGSHRLGFSKEEREAKRLVIDWMKKAGLEVKEDEAGNVSGRLQGADDNAPAVLSGSHVDTVPNGGHFDGTLGVLAALEVVEAWKETGFKPPAPFEVIIFSDEEGSTFNQGFTGSKAMVGDLDESVKELTDLNGDSFENVLRSDGLSADNIPLAARQFDTMRAFLEVHIEQGKRLEKENLPVGIVTGIAGPCWVKFQFTGEAGHAGNTPMDDRQDALVAASEFIYVVKKLPERVSSTAVATIGKISNHPNGVNVIPGEVELFVDIRDIDESARDQLVRMVIELGEKVAAKNEVSMEYKVTNQVKPIPVNDELEKVMIKAVEKSGLNTYFLPSGAGHDAMVLGAHLPMAMLFVRSKQGISHNPDEWSSLDDCVQSVHVLKQAVELIMAADA; via the coding sequence ATGGAAAGTCAGCTGTTATTAAAAGATTATGACCAAACACTTGATAAAAATGGGTTGAGTGGAAAAAGGCTGGCAGAGAGGCTGGCACGTCTGTCAGAGATTGGCTTAACCCCTTCCGGCGGCTCACACCGCCTTGGCTTTTCTAAAGAAGAAAGAGAAGCAAAACGGCTCGTGATCGATTGGATGAAGAAAGCAGGACTTGAAGTAAAAGAGGATGAGGCAGGGAATGTGTCAGGACGTCTTCAAGGTGCAGATGATAATGCTCCAGCAGTCCTGTCCGGCTCTCATGTAGATACCGTACCAAACGGCGGTCACTTCGATGGGACTCTCGGAGTGCTCGCCGCTCTAGAAGTAGTAGAAGCATGGAAAGAGACCGGATTCAAGCCTCCAGCTCCTTTTGAAGTGATCATCTTTTCTGATGAAGAAGGTTCAACGTTTAACCAGGGATTTACCGGCAGTAAAGCCATGGTAGGAGATCTTGACGAGAGCGTAAAAGAACTAACGGATCTAAACGGTGATTCTTTTGAAAACGTATTAAGAAGCGATGGGCTTTCAGCAGACAATATCCCCCTGGCAGCACGTCAGTTCGACACGATGAGAGCATTTCTGGAAGTTCATATCGAACAGGGAAAAAGGTTGGAGAAGGAAAATCTGCCCGTCGGGATTGTTACAGGAATAGCTGGACCTTGCTGGGTTAAGTTTCAATTTACTGGGGAAGCAGGGCATGCAGGAAACACACCGATGGATGACCGCCAGGATGCTTTAGTTGCTGCTAGTGAATTTATTTATGTTGTAAAGAAACTGCCTGAACGTGTAAGCTCTACAGCTGTAGCTACAATAGGGAAAATCTCCAACCATCCGAATGGTGTAAATGTCATTCCTGGAGAAGTTGAATTATTTGTTGATATTCGTGATATAGATGAAAGCGCACGTGATCAGCTTGTTAGAATGGTTATTGAACTGGGTGAAAAAGTGGCTGCAAAGAATGAGGTTTCCATGGAATACAAGGTAACGAATCAAGTGAAGCCTATTCCTGTCAATGATGAGCTTGAAAAAGTGATGATAAAAGCTGTAGAAAAAAGTGGGTTGAATACTTACTTTCTTCCAAGCGGAGCAGGACATGACGCGATGGTGCTCGGAGCTCACCTCCCTATGGCAATGCTGTTTGTAAGGAGCAAGCAGGGGATCAGCCACAATCCGGATGAATGGTCCTCGCTCGATGACTGTGTCCAGTCCGTTCATGTCTTAAAACAAGCAGTCGAGTTAATTATGGCAGCTGATGCATAA
- a CDS encoding Bcr/CflA family efflux MFS transporter, translated as MLHNPTGKERLGLAFLLGMLGILGPLNIDMYLPSFPGIASDLNANASLVQLSLTACLIGLAVGQIVVGPISDAQGRRKPLLVFIFLFAAASFFCALAPNITVLITARFIQGFTASAGIVLSRAVVRDVFDGRELTKFFALLMVINATAPMIAPMTGGAILLLPFASWNTIFYFLCLLGLLIVFVIFMKLRETLPEENRIPSSLGSSLRTIGSLLKDRSFIGYALTIGFVHGGSFAYVSGTPFVYQEIYHVSPQVFSILFGINGLAIITGSFLVGRLGGIVHERNLLKTAVITAVSATFVLLIMTIIKGPLAGLVIPIFIYMTSMGMVLTSTFTLAMEHQAHRAGSASAVLGMLPLLFGSIVSPLVGINESSAVPMGALLFTTALIGSIVFFSLTGKMQIEKSNKLSLNEN; from the coding sequence ATGTTACATAATCCAACCGGTAAAGAACGACTAGGATTAGCTTTTCTTCTCGGGATGCTGGGGATCTTAGGACCGCTGAATATTGATATGTATTTACCCAGCTTCCCTGGGATTGCATCAGACTTGAATGCAAACGCTTCGCTGGTACAGCTGAGCTTAACGGCCTGTTTGATCGGGCTTGCTGTCGGACAGATCGTCGTTGGACCTATTAGTGATGCACAAGGAAGAAGAAAACCTTTGCTCGTCTTTATCTTTTTATTTGCCGCAGCTTCGTTTTTCTGCGCCCTTGCCCCTAATATCACCGTGTTAATTACTGCACGTTTTATCCAGGGTTTTACTGCTTCTGCCGGTATTGTACTATCAAGGGCTGTAGTAAGAGATGTATTCGATGGCAGAGAACTGACTAAATTCTTTGCGCTTCTAATGGTAATCAATGCTACCGCGCCGATGATTGCCCCAATGACCGGGGGAGCGATTTTACTGCTTCCTTTTGCTTCTTGGAACACGATTTTCTATTTTCTATGCCTGCTTGGTCTATTAATTGTATTTGTTATTTTCATGAAATTAAGAGAGACACTTCCCGAGGAAAACAGGATTCCAAGCTCGCTCGGAAGTTCCTTACGAACCATTGGAAGTCTCCTTAAAGACCGCTCCTTTATTGGATATGCACTTACGATTGGATTCGTACATGGAGGCAGCTTTGCTTACGTGTCCGGCACTCCTTTTGTATATCAGGAGATTTACCATGTCTCTCCTCAAGTGTTTAGTATCTTGTTTGGAATTAACGGGCTTGCCATAATAACCGGCAGTTTTCTTGTAGGGAGGTTAGGCGGCATCGTTCATGAGCGGAACCTGCTGAAAACAGCAGTGATTACTGCTGTTAGTGCCACTTTTGTTCTCCTTATCATGACTATCATAAAAGGGCCGCTTGCAGGGCTTGTTATCCCGATTTTCATATATATGACCTCCATGGGGATGGTGTTAACGAGTACATTTACTCTGGCTATGGAGCACCAGGCACATCGTGCGGGAAGCGCCAGCGCCGTATTAGGGATGCTTCCATTATTATTCGGTTCGATCGTCTCTCCACTCGTTGGTATCAATGAGTCTTCAGCCGTGCCAATGGGGGCGCTTTTATTTACAACAGCGTTGATTGGATCTATTGTTTTCTTTAGTTTAACGGGGAAGATGCAAATAGAAAAATCTAATAAGCTATCATTGAATGAAAACTAA